In Xiphias gladius isolate SHS-SW01 ecotype Sanya breed wild chromosome 6, ASM1685928v1, whole genome shotgun sequence, a single genomic region encodes these proteins:
- the si:dkey-51e6.1 gene encoding 14 kDa phosphohistidine phosphatase, with translation MLSVVGRPLSSFGISGAVTKATVAMADALAKIPEVEIDPEGTFKYILVRVKVKDGDVHKDVVRGTKSAEYHNHIFEKVSPTMEALGMECECLGGGKIEHNSQEKKLRVFGESTAFGKADHSVSVEKLKSSFSNYEITWSDDKK, from the exons ATGTTGTCTGTCGTCGGTAGACCCCTTAGCAGTTTTGGGATCTCCGGTGCCGTGACTAAAGCCACAGTCGCGATGGCAGACGCGCTGGCTAAAATCCCCGAGGTGGAGATTGATCCGGAGGGAACGTTTAAATACATACTGGTCAGGGTGAAAGTGAAAGATGGCGATGTGCACAAAGACGTGGTCCGAGGCACAAAAAGTGCAGAGTATCACA ATCACATATTTGAGAAGGTCAGCCCAACTATGGAGGCCTTGGGGATGGAGTGTGAATGCCTCGGAGGAGGGAAGATAGAGCACAACAGTCAGGAGAAAAAACTAAGGGTGTTTGGAGAATCAACT GCCTTTGGCAAAGCAGACCATTCTGTGTCTGTAGAGAAGTTGAAGAGCTCCTTCAGCAACTATGAGATCACCTGGTCTGATGACAAAAAATAA
- the sele gene encoding E-selectin: MEICLGLLQTCGYKISSSWISLTLLFSMLCMWTSVECWSYHFSNKTMDWQQARAWCKEHYTDMVAIQNQEEIRHLNSSLPKQRNYYWIGIRKINNVWTWVGTNKTLTAEATNWAKGEPNNGKNGRKMGENEDCVEMYIKRNEEPGKWNDERCGKMKTALCYTAACENDSCHYGECVETINSHKCVCFDGFYGEKCEHVVKCDKEEVTVPDKGSVNCTHTYGDYSYDSLCKYSCEKGYQLSMSRPLRCTASTKWSEEPPTCELVKCPELSRPARGSMNCSNPLGPSSYQSTCVFTCDEGYVQAHSPSNTLQCEASGSWNASQPSCVAVQCPTLQKLENVLVDCGDVDMKFIYGNTCSFSCALGYHLVGPSRMTCTSAAEWSERMPRCEATTCQNPEGDAHLIPKCSQSPTDLQPGSTCIFSCEAGFELQGVQTIQCFENGQWSRAIPTCKAKGCPAPKTPTNGKISCSLSPSSPVSTATPHPPGMICTFSCDEGHELEGALSMECEHPGQWNSTPPTCTVVRCPVLAAPENAHMNCSDSEPAYSSRCSFTCGQDYSLDGHELLTCDRHGNWTGPIPTCQASPSQISTIVSGVAAGGTLFSVVSLAMWILKRLKQKSTKFELKSNSDIEAPPQFYKNSTDSLI, translated from the exons ATG GAGATCTGCCTTGGATTACTTCAGACCTGTGGATATAAGATTTCTTCCTCATGGATCAGCTTGACCCTTCTTTTCTCAA TGCTGTGCATGTGGACTAGTGTAGAGTGCTGGTCTTACCACTTCTCTAACAAAACCATGGATTGGCAGCAAGCTAGAGCCTGGTGCAAGGAGCACTACACAGACATGGTGGCCATTCAGAACCAGGAGGAAATCAGGCATCTCAACAGCTCGCTGCCCAAGCAACGCAACTACTACTGGATTGGGATCCGCAAGATCAATAATGTCTGGACCTGGGTAGGCACCAACAAGACTCTGACAGCAGAGGCAACCAACTGGGCAAAGGGTGAACCAAACAATGGCAAGAATGGGCGGAAAATGGGGGAGAATGAAGATTGTGTGGAGATGTACATTAAAAGGAATGAGGAGCCAGGAAAGTGGAATGATGAGAGGTGCGGGAAGATGAAGACCGCTCTGTGCTACACAG CTGCCTGTGAGAATGACTCATGCCACTATGGAGAATGCGTTGAAACCATCAATAGccacaaatgtgtttgttttgatggcTTTTATGGAGAGAAGTGTGAGCACG TTGTTAAGTGCGACAAAGAGGAGGTGACTGTCCCAGATAAAGGAAGCGTAAATTGCACTCATACGTATGGAGACTACTCCTACGACTCCTTGTGCAAGTATTCCTGTGAGAAAGGATACCAGCTGAGTATGTCAAGACCCCTGAGATGCACAGCCTCAACAAAGTGGTCAGAAGAGCCTCCTACATGTGAAC TGGTTAAGTGTCCGGAGCTGTCTCGTCCAGCGAGAGGATCCATGAACTGCTCCAATCCTCTGGGCCCCTCCAGCTACCAGTCAAcctgtgtgtttacctgtgatGAAGGCTATGTACAAGCTCATTCCCCATCTAATACTCTGCAGTGTGAAGCATCGGGAAGTTGGAATGCCTCACAGCCATCTTGTGTTG CTGTCCAGTGCCCCACTCTCCAGAAGCTAGAGAATGTCTTGGTCGACTGTGGAGATGTAGATATGAAGTTCATCTATGGAAACACCTGCAGCTTCAGCTGTGCTCTCGGCTACCACCTGGTGGGACCGAGCAGGATGACATGCACATCAGCAGCTGAGTGGAGTGAGAGAATGCCTCGCTGTGAAG CCACCACTTGCCAGAATCCAGAGGGAGACGCTCACCTGATCCCCAAGTGCAGCCAATCTCCAACTGACCTGCAGCCAGGCTCTACCTGCATCTTCAGTTGTGAAGCAGGCTTTGAACTGCAGGGAGTGCAAACCATTCAGTGTTTTGAGAACGGACAGTGGAGTAGAGCCATACCTACTTGCAAAG CAAAAGGATGTCCTGCTCCCAAGACTCCGACAAACGGCAAGATCAGCTGCAGCCTTTCTCCGTCTTCACCTGTTTCTACTGCGACCCCTCATCCACCTGGTATGATCTGCACTTTTAGCTGTGATGAAGGCCATGAGCTCGAAGGTGCACTCAGCATGGAGTGTGAACATCCAGGCCAGTGGAACTCCACACCACCAACCTGCACAG TTGTAAGGTGCCCAGTGCTCGCGGCCCCTGAAAATGCTCACATGAACTGCTcagacagtgagccagcatacAGCTCTCGGTGCTCCTTCACATGCGGTCAAGATTACTCCTTAGATGGGCATGAGCTGCTGACCTGTGATCGTCATGGCAATTGGACTGGACCGATACCCACCTGCCAag CTTCCCCATCTCAGATTTCTACCATTGTCTCTGGTGTGGCAGCAGGGGGCACTCTGTTCAGTGTTGTGTCTCTTGCTATGTGGATCCTGAAACGACTGAAGCAGAAATCAACCAAGTTTGAGCTGAAAAG CAACTCTGACATAGAGGCCCCTCCACAGTTCTACAAGAACAGCACTGACAGCCTCATATAG
- the LOC120791136 gene encoding E-selectin-like produces MKMKWTLILLLGSSLAVTTLGWTYNVSLEIMNWTEARQYCQTHYTDMVVIQSQEENDYLVSLLPNRSGSPYYWIGITKNHKNETWTWVGNNSTWFGNDSWAENEPNNNHSTEFCVEIYVNSGKNRGKWNDEKCSQRKFSVCYKAQCNATSCDRGICRETIENITCHCEPGFKGDRCQTAVECPHLPKPDNGDFSCSGGNQTFKSTCQLKCHLGFLLIGSPAVTCGANGLWSGPRPICTSYKQALLAVAGCGAFSALCCICFCWMKHRKRKKLTQVRQPEEVTCPSSEVHG; encoded by the exons ATGAAAATGAAGTGGACACTAATCCTCCTCCTTG GTAGCTCCTTGGCTGTAACTACTTTGGGCTGGACATATAATGTTTCACTTGAAATCATGAACTGGACCGAGGCCCGACAGTACTGCCAGACCCATTACACAGACATGGTGGTCATCCAAAGCCAGGAAGAGAATGACTATCTGGTGTCCCTACTGCCAAACAGAAGTGGGAGTCCATATTATTGGATTGGAATCACCAAAAATCACAAGAATGAAACTTGGACCTGGGTTGGGAATAACAGCACATGGTTCGGTAATGATTCATGGGCAGAAAACGAGCCCAACAACAACCACAGCACAGAGTTTTGTGTGGAGATCTACGTCAACAGCGGAAAAAACCGAGGGAAGTGGAATGATGAGAAATGCTCCCAAAGAAAATTCTCTGTTTGTTATAAAG CCCAATGTAATGCAACGTCATGTGACAGAGGAATATGCCGGGAGACCATAGAAAACATAACCTGCCACTGTGAACCTGGCTTTAAAGGAGACAGGTGCCAAACAG CTGTGGAATGCCCACATCTGCCTAAGCCTGATAACGGAGACTTTAGCTGCTCGGGAGGAAACCAGACATTTAAGTCAACCTGTCAACTGAAATGCCACCTAGGATTCCTGCTGATAGGCTCGCCGGCTGTTACCTGTGGGGCCAATGGACTCTGGAGTGGCCCAAGACCTATTTGTACAA GTTATAAACAAGCTCTGTTGGCTGTGGCTGGGTGTGGAGCATTCTCAGCCCTCTGctgcatctgtttttgttggATGAAGCACAGAAAAA GAAAGAAACTTACTCAAGTAAG GCAGCCTGAAGAAGTGACATGTCCATCCAGTGAGGTGCATGGATGA